The DNA sequence GAACCAAgtgtaaaattaaaaagaaaagaaagtagagaaagaaataaagaaaagaaagacaataATCATGAACAAAGTATAACTTCTAACTTTTTAAGATTTCAAACATATGGGAATCGACAATTCATGACATCAACTCTCAGTCATATCATGATTAGCAGCTAATTAATGAATGGAAGTACTATGTTTAGCACGATGAAGAGTTATGTTTTTGCTCTTTCAGCAATCAACTTGCATGCCTCAAGTTATGTGGTAGGACGCAGTTGAGTTGCTGCCAGAAACAGCGCTTAAATTTGCTGGAAGGAAAAACAATTGAGAACTGAGAAGCCTTCTTGTTCTGGGTCATAGGATCCTTCATATTCGTTACTGCGGAACTTTGAAAAATAACTGATGGACATTAATATTACGCCCTTCATTAACATGCTGCACTTGCTATATGCAAGGGTTGCTTCTTATATTACTTTATTTAACTTGCAGTATGATTGCTTGATGATGATCCAGGAATGAATTTGGGAACCAATAGTCATTGCTGTCTTAATAGGAACCATAGCACAAAAGCCAACTACAATCATTATTTTCagttattaataataacaatttCCTTGTTATACAGTTTACCTAGCTTCTTATAAGAATTAACAGCagcatataatttataaattacagTGAAGAGTGAAGAGCGTGCAGGCCTACGCATTAACCATTTCAAGAGCATTATCTTTTGAATCACGGTGCTTGTCTTCTACTGCTTTGTACTTATACCAAGAAGCACAAACTAAGTAAAACACAAAGTTGAGAACACTCATCACAGCCAATAGCCAATAGAAGTAATTAAGGTTGTCTCTGTTCAAGTTATTACTTGCAAGCCACCCTCCACTGACTTTGTTAACCACCTCAACCACCACTGTGCTTGTGAAGTAACCAAATGCCACAGAACACCAAGCTATTGCAGTGCTTAAAGATTTCATTCCAGCTGAACTCTCTGCATAGAAGAACTCCAGAAGACCTATGATAGTAAACATGTCTGCAGCTCCAAAAATGCCATATTggaaaccaatccagaacacacTCATTGGAAGAGCCTCTGTGCTATCTACCATGTTGTGTTGTACGGCCACTGATTTGCGGCGTGTTTCAACGAAACCAGCCACTGCCATGGAAATAGCTGACAGAACCAATCCAATTCCAATCCTCTGAAGGTGTGTGATCCCTGTGGGGATCCCTGTGAATCTTCGTGCCAGTGGGACGAAGATGCGGTCGTATAAAGGGATTAGGACGAACATAAACAACAAAGGGATGACTGGGATTGAGGGACCTGGCACTTTGAAGCCATGGAGGTTGGTGTCCATGGTGTTGGCTTGTTGTATGCTAAAGGTTTGAAGCTGTGCCAAACACGTGTTCATGAATATTGTGCTGAGTATTATTGGTAGCATTCTGATTAGGATTTTTGTTTCCTCTACTTGTGTCACTGTACACAGATTCCATGGTCCATCATTGTTTGTGACAACCGCCGCGCGGTCCAAGAATCTGGAAATTCAATTTTCACATAAGGTCTGATAAGGAAAAAGATGATGTTTCTAATAGAAAGTTACTACTAGTCATattaaataatgaagcataagaGAATTCAGATTTGTTAGTCCATAATTTTATAACCTGAATTGGTTTGTCCTTTTAATGATTTCATGATTGTCCACTCTTTCTTTTTCATGAATTTCATGCAGTTCTTCTGCATTCTCTGGAATCTGAACTTTTCTGTTTCTCAAGGCTACTACAAGAACCTGGTAGTTCAACAAAACATGAGTCCAATTCCAATGTATTATTACAAAAATTCATGATGAatggttattgttgttattgttgtttacCTGAATGATTCGAACTAGAGGGCTACTTCCCTTTGGGGCATTGTTTCTATATAAAGACCTGCCCATGCATATGAATATGATTGCAAACAAGACTGCAATAGTGCAAATAGTAAAACTCCAAGCCCATCCTTGGTTGGTACTGACCCAAACAATGAAAGTAACACCAACAATGGCTCCTATGGTTAGGCTAAACAAGAACCAGTTGAAGAAGCTTGACATTTGAGGAGCCTCTTTAGGGTCCTTCTCATCAAACTGGTCTGCACCTAATGCTGGCAATGCTGCCTTAACACCACCAGTTCCCAATGCAATAAGGTAGAGCCCAGTGTAGAGTATTGCAACCTGTCCATCTGTGGCAGCATCACAATGACTCATCTGTGATGCTGCTCCATTCTTGCAAGATATTGGTCTTAGCTGCTGGAAGTGTGCTTGAGCTGTAAGCAGACCATATCCCTGCAATTACATCAACTAGTTTATGTTAAAAGTTATTAATCAGAAGCTTATGTTAATGTTACTTTTCAAGTAGTGGTTAAGTCAAACACTTGTTTTGTTGTGATAATTCATTTGATTGTGTTGGTATAAAATTTTTGGAAATGTTtgataatagaaaaatattagctaAAAACTGCTAAAACGTACTATTTTTTGTTTgagtaaagtatactttttgtcctagtttattaaaaatttcaaaaatattactaaattttattttgtttcaattttgttctaaaaattttttatttgcgtTAAATAcgggtatttttaaattttttaacaaatttcagagacaaaaaatatatcttatccttttattttatttaatacactatacaataaatatatactaaataagataaatttagacTATTTGGACATATTGTTTTTTGTCTTCTTAGTATTATCGAAATTTTTTTATGCATATGATCCTTCTGATGTAGTAGCTCAAATTAACATCAAGAAATGACCTATAACACAATGAACTTTTTTTTGAAGTTGGttacaataaattatattatatgctGATTAAAGacaaattattttgtaataattacaTAGTTGAAATGGATATATTGTCCGAGTAATTAAAAAATCAGATGAGCAAGGAAGATAGAGAGGTATGAATAAAACAATCCTTTTCCAAATTTCCTAAAACACTACTCGGATAAACACTAACTTgagcattgagtatttttggcaGGTAGCCACCTCGCGATATTGAAGAATATTCGATGAGTTCTCATAGCACTTGCGATATCTCTGTGCTATACCTCAGTTGGAGTCTAGGTAGATTAGAACACATACgaattaaattcattttaaattgATGCTTGATTGATATATGTTTGAAAGCTTAACATgattattttactcataaaaggGTAATGAATTTCCTAAGTAAGTAGATACGACACGGATGGAGTGAAATTAAAGAAACGGTGGTGGCGTGAGTTTAAAGGTGAAGAATAGGGATAATTTGAGAATTTTggttaattttgtttaaaaagttaaaaaaaataaagttttggTATTTTTGTcgtaagaaatttatttttttgggtaAAAGATTAGTTTTGTTTTTTAATGGGTTTTGCTAGAAAGACAATGACttttgtaaataatgtgaataatgcgCTCTATAATTGactcaataaagtaaaaaaaacacTCCACTTCTCAAATTACTTCTTAAACATTAACATGAGAATAACTATCTGTACACCTAGTAAATTAAACATGCAGTCATTGTTAACTGTACATGAGTAAATCGAATAAAaagaaataaccatccaattaaaaataatgaacataatcatcTACATACCTATTAAATTCAACATCCGACATATCCATTATTCACAGTTTAGTATTcccattgtctacctatactttttcttttttaataaaaaattttgttagtattttaaatatttgcggtagaaattattattttgtttttttatgaaaGGGTAATGAATTTCCTAGATAAGTAGATATAATATGGATggattgaaattaaagaaaaaattcttGCCAATTTTAGCAAGTTTTGACTAAAGGCAAGGGACGATGTTGACCTcagaaaaattaatattattattattattattatcatcatcatcatcattataatAATAATGGATGCATTTTGGTGTCGCCATCTTACACTGCAAATTGAGCTACTCTTGCGAAGaagatatttatttatatctAACTCAAGACTATTCTTGCGATGGTTGTTGGCGATGAGGCTGGTGATATACTTCAATAATTGAGGACTATATACTTATTATAATATccatttttgtttcaaaattcttCCTTATTAATTAGCACTTGATTGATTATTTCCTCAATGAATAATGATAGCtgtaatcatgatgctatgtagtTGTTGTACTCACCAGCAATTCCATGGATGCAAAGATAACACATGTTTTGAACCTAGACAGACATGTATCACTGATGAATCCTCCAACTAGAGATAGCAAGAATGCAGTTCCCATGAAGTTGGTCAAGGTTGTGGCAGATTTTGTTAAGCTGAAGTTCATGAAGCCAAAGAAATATGTTACTAGGCTCACCGCATTGGCAACGAACGCCATGTTCTCTAGTCCTTCCATAGCTGCATGCACCAATATAATTACAAACTTCAAATAAAAACACAACAAACTAAACATAATATAATACTGATTTGGAAGGAAGCTAGCTATGCTGTTAATTAGTTACCGTATACAAAAAGTGCAGCTCTGTTTCCTCCTTTCCTTCGTAGCCCTTGTTGGGTACCCACCATATCTCTGCAGATTCCCTGTTGAGTAATATATGTTTTAGGAACATTCAAATTCCTGGCTCATGTAAAACTGAAATAAAACATCAAAGATTACCATCGTTTCTTGTTCTTTCTAAGCAGAACCCGCTTCTTCTTGTGGCACTTTTACAGTTCAATCACATatgaattgaatttatatataaGAAGGAGTAGTTACTGGTCATTTGATACTTTGAATAGATTATTGGTTCCAAGTTTCCTAATTGTGaggtttaaattaaataataaagcatagcAAAACAATCCAACAACATGgcattagaaaaataatattggTCACGTTGAATTTTGTAAGCTAagtttaactatatatatatgtcCTTGTATTAAGTTGACTTAATCATTCGTTTCTAACAAGAACAAATTATTGCATGCTGATACAGCTTAACTTGGGATTAATTGGCATCTCTAAACTACCTAATTAATTCATTCATGCATGTGCTGTTGAGTATATGTCACTATGCATACGGCTCTCACAAATAACCATGACTAATCCTAAAGCTGATGAACCTATACATACTATTACATTGTTCAATATGAACTAATCAAAGATCATTATTCCTTATATTAACCTTAAGAGGATGGTTAATTCATAATAACCGCTGCTGGCTGCAACAGTAAAATGAATATTAACAGAGCTTACATACAAGTCATAGCTTCACATACTCATCGGAGGGAAAATAAATTTACataatatattgataaataaagtTGTTTTAATTTGCACGCACGTTTtcataattcatatataatacaatataaatagGCGGTTTGAAGATGCATGATGATCATAGCGACCAAAATACATTTGCACTAATAAAAAAACGTTTGACAAATGAATAATGAGTATATCGCACATTAACACAGCACAACTTATTCCTACTAAGAGTGCTAGGGCCAACAGAATTTGTGATGTGTAGCCATCAATTAgtcatcattaatattttttataatgtgaGATAACATTTAATAGTCTAggattactcatttttttttatggttaagtaCTGaccaaatttcaataaaaatgctGCCCTCTAGATTTTTTCTATTCTCTATTCTTCGTAATATATCAAAATCAACTCACAGACTTTTGGTTTACGTGGGAGAAGCTAACAATcagatttagaaattataaatatatttgtacatcaaaataaaaaatgttatttatacattaaaatcaaaCATTAAAATCAACCacaaatatatttgtgtataaatacatatatggtttaatttattttcaatgtatatttatattccaacatgtattttatactagtagcTAATTTTGGCGTACACATAGCATAGTTCATATATTATTTAGTGAGTTCAGAAATGATACAATATATAAGGCTATGTATAGATGTTAGAAGAATCAAAACTATAAAAacataatatcctataataaatatatagatatgctaaataattataattgatactaattaattctaattatactctaacatcccTCTCGAACTAGAGTGAGAGCTAAAGATACTATCTTGAGTTTGGACACTAGAGTCCGAAAACGAGTAGGATGATAAGGAGAAGTTGCCGAACAAAATGACAATCAATCttaatgtgtttggtgcgttcatgaaaaatatcattatgaaaattctaaacagCACTACAACTATCACAATAAACATCAATTGGGGATTATTGAAGGACACCCAAGtattcgagaagccaacgaatcgAGATAACCTCAGCAGTGGTGTTAGCGAGAGCACGGTATTCAATTTCAATGCTTAATCGAACAGTGAACGTTTGTTTCTTAGTTTGCTAGAAAATGAGAGAGTCatcaagaaacaaataataactaataatagaATGACGATAAGTGGGTTCACTAGCCCAATCAGCATCAGAGTACGCCTAAAGGATTAAGGATGAGTGGACAAAAAAGTAAAGACTATGAAACATAGTACCTTTGATGTAGCAAAGAATGTGAAGGACTGCAgcatagtgagtagtacaagGAGCTGACAAGGACTGGCTAAGAACATGAATTGGATAGGCAACGTCTAGTCgtgtgacagtcaagtagacaAGACCTCCAACTAACTGTCGATAAAGAGTAGGATTATCTAAAATAGTGCCATCGATAAGAGTAAACCGAACATTAGGTTCAAGAGGAGTAGATTCAGTGTGACTATCTGTAATTTTGGCTCGAACAAAAAGATCAGAAGCATACTTAACTTGAGAGAGATAGATGTCGTCATCTGAGAAAATGACATTAAGACCAAAAAAATAATTGAGAAAATCAAGATCTTTCATCGCAAAAGTGTGGTGAAAGGATGCTttaagatcagagataccatcaacatcgtCTCCgctaatgatcatgtcatcaacatacaaaagtagaagaacaacccCACGTTCACTTTTATGAATaaagagagcattctcatgagAGCTGCAAGTAAAATCAAAGATTGCATATAGTAGTGCTGAACTTTTCAAATCATTCACGAGAAACATGCTTAAGACCATAAAGTACTTTACGAATGAGATAGACTTTGCTAGAAGGACAAGAATATTTCGggggtggtttcatatagaccttcTTTTTTAAATCTCCCTTAAGAAATACATTCTTCACATttatctgactgagagaccattttaTAACCACAACAATGGCAAGGAGAGTGCGAACAGATGTGAGATGAGTAACaagagcaaaagtctcttcataatcaataccatactcttgcgtacatcCTTGAGAAACTAATCGTGCCTTATAATAGTCAATAGAACATCAGAGCGAGTCTTAATCGTGTATACCCATCTACTACCCACAATTTTGTGATCAGAAAGAGGATTAACCAAGTCCCAAGTGTGTATTTTTTCAAGTGActaaattttttctttcattgcTTGCTGCCAATTTGGATTTACGGGGGCTTCTCGAAAAAATTTAAGTTCATGGTGAtgaaaaaatagtagaaaaatagtGATAATAAAAAAGATGAGGAGGTGAATTTCTTACCCTAAAAAAACGATTGAAGGGAGAAGGCATGACAACAGAAGGATTAGTGAAATCTGTAGAATCTGTAGAATCATTACTAGAAAAAATATCAATATTGGGTTAGTTAAAATGGTGACTGAGTAGGAAGAATTGACTCAAATGAGGAGAACCTagaaaacatgtgatgctcccaaAATACAACATGACGAGACATACAAATACGTctagagagaggatcccaacaacgataatcCTTGTGTTCAGTGTCATAACTAAGAAAACAACACATGCGAGCCTAaagttcaagtttactatgttcatgaggttgaagaagaataaaatagaTACAACCAAAGACTCGAAGAGAACTGTAATCTGGagaggtatgataaagacgctcaaatgGAGTAATGTTACCAACGACAGAAGAAGAAAGTCTATTGATAACATAGACAGTAGTGGGAACAACTTCACCCCAAGTACGCCCAAGACACGAAGAAGAAATAAGCATTGCACGaacagagtcaagaatgtgacggtgtttgcaTTCAGCCGTCCATTTTGTTGAGAGGTACTAGGATAAGAAAACTCATACAAAGTAACATGTTCAGcaagaaaatttaaagtttggagttacggtattccatagcattatcgcgTCGAAAAAATGTAATGACCTTGAAAAACTATGTTTTAATCATAATGGGAAAATTAATATAAATCTAAGACaactcatggcgattagtcatcaaataaacccaagtaaagcgTGAataatcatccatgaaaactatAAAGTATCGAGTCTCTCCCATAGAAGCGGTAGGAGTGGGGACCAGACGTTAGAGTAGATAAGATCAAAAGGAGAACAAGTAAGAGataaattattgtgaaaagataaaattggtTGTTTTGCAGTTTGACAaaaaaatacaatcaaaagaCTCATTATTAATCTGACCTAGAACACCCTTAGACACAAGTGGATGCAATTTTTCTAAGGAGTTGTAGGCAAGACGGTGATGCTACAAGTGAAGGGTAGATGGAAAAGAAATAGTACAGAGATTTGACGTAGGAAGAATATGAAGATTTTCGAGTTCAAACAACTTTCTGACCTTATGTCTAGCTCCGATGATTTGTCCCATTCAACAATCCTACACGTgacaaccaaaaataaaaaaattgacatcaaaatcaaaatcaacaagttgaccaacagaaataagattaaagtttaattttggaataaaataagTATTATGGAGATTAAGATTTGACTGTGAAATAGAACTCTATGTGTTGCATGCAAGAGGAAACTATTAGCAGTGTTGATAGAAGATGTATTTGTAGTGGtaaataaagacaaaaaaaatgatGCAAAAGAGACATATGATGAAATAACTGAAACTAAAATATCATTTAGAATTATCTAAAAGAGCAAAAATAGCAACAAGagtattaccaaaaaaaaaaagagaaaatgctTAAAAAAAGACgtaatattaaatagaaaaataagagacGAGTTGAGAGAAATAGAACTAGTAAATTTAGTAGCAGCAGTAGCAATAAAAACAAATACATTCTTAAAGAAGGTGGAATAAAATTGATCCTTGAGTTAATTAGAACATAGTAGATAAGTAgaacaaataataattaaatgttttGAGAACTTTCAATAATAACAGAAAAGTTAAGGAATGATATATTATACAAAGTTATATATAatgctaaaaaaattaaaaaaataatattttataataaatatataaatatattgaataATTATAATCGATATTAATTAATCCTAACTATATTCTAACAAAGAGGAgagaaattagttaaaaaaaattaatgtccgattttagaaaaataaataaaaggcgCTTTAGAAACCTCTGGCAGTGTTTTTAGAGAAGATGTGAGGTCAGTTTTGTCTTACattgttaaattatatttaattattggagaccactttaataaagacactaaaaatatcttttttttaagatgtttacatgtgttatgttattattggacatctttattaaactgattaataatttattttttaataaatcagaataaaatcgatttattatagcaataataataaatccaattatctgcattataattattagacccggTTTAATCTGATCGAATTATACAATCTAAactaaatatctttaaatttttttataaaaaaataaatatatccctaattttttattttacagatatttaaattcctaaaaatttaaaaatataattaaattcttaaaaaaattttaggtttattattattattataaaaaaatcaattttattctaatttattaaaaaatttaaaaataaccgaTTCATTAATACAACAcgtaaacatctttaaaaaaacgTTTTACGCATCTTTACAAAAATATCCCTTAATTATTTATCACCACGCGAGAAGAGTAAAATATGTGGGTTTGTTAGAATCGACATGTCAATCATAATCAAGGTTATAAACAGTAGTACCTTCTTTCATAttctttattctttaattttcattaaaatgAAGTTCTGTCCACAGAGAATTCGGATTCCACCGCTAGTTAAAATTTGGATTATTGCATGTCATCTACACCGAAACCATTTTTCTATGGAATCACTTTCACAAGGCCTGATCAAAAGTTCTTCAACCGCCGCTAGCATCCTTTTCATCGTACGTGGTGACAGAAGCCTTACACGtaaaagattaataataataataataataataataataataataataataataataataataataataatatatgcatAAGGGCAAATGTAGCTTTGCATGTAATACCAATAATCGTTTAACTTACTCAACAAGAGGCAACAAAACTTGTCACAATATGAAATGAATTTGGACTAGCTACTTGCATGATTAGTTACGTTTATCTCCGGCGGCGTAATATATATATGTAGAACAAACACAAATATCCTCAGTTTCAAATTATATTTAggaataagtattgttttggtccctcacgttgagggtcgAAATCGAATCCGTCCCTgatgtatattttgatttaaaattatctttaaaattgtatttgaatttaaaatcgtcatttccaataaaattttttaatttattcctaaactatccctgtaataaaaaaaattataaaataaataaataaaaaaaaacgcgTTGGTGGGGGAAGAAAAGGGTATACGAAGGGGAAGGGGGGATGGGGGGACGGCACCGGCGGCGAAGAGAGGGAGGAGGGGAAGTGGAAGAAgccggagaagaagaggaagaaaatgaagGGGACGCGGGTTCGGGGTGGGGGGATggggaaaggggggagggggacggcaGCGGCGAAAGGGGAAGGGGGAAAGGACGCGGGGTGGGGGAAGGGGAGGGGGAGGAGGAGGGAgaaggggaaagggggaagggggaCGGCGAGCCACTGCCGTTGGAGTCCGCCTCGCCGCCTCCACTTCGCTTCTGCCGCCTCACGCCTCGCCGCCTCCGTGTCGCCGCCTCCGCCTCGCTTCTGCCGCCTCACGCCTCGCCGCCTCCGCCTCACGCCTCGCCGCCTCCGCCTCACGCCTTGCTTTTGCTTTCTTGCTTTCTGTTTCTGTTTGATGTTGTTTTTGTTTCTGTTTGGTGTTGTTTTCTGCTTTTTTGGTgctggtggtggttgtggttgtggtgttggtgttggtgttagtGGTGGTGCTGGTGCTGATGCtggttgtggtggtggtgttggtgttggtgatggtgctggtggaggaggtaattgtgttggtagtggtgagggtatttttgtccaaaaaaaattaaaaggacgattttaatatgaaaaaaaaacgtTAAGTATGATTCTAAATTGAAAATTACGTTGAGGACAGTTTCGATTCCGACCCTCAACATGATggatcaaaacaatacttatcccttgtATTTACTTAGTTTTTTAAGAGCATCTCTGCTCTCTATCTCTTAATAAGCTAAGGAATCTAGTGACACGCACCAACATGTACAAATTAAAATCGTGTTTATTGGGCAGGTTCTCACAAAACTCCAAGTCCATGCTCTGTGGATGCTGATCCAATCAATGAAAGTAACCCCAACTAGTGTTGAGGCTAAACAAGATAGAAGCAATTGAAAAGCTTGGGATCTTTCTCATCAAACTGCTGGTTCCGCATCAAAGCCAGTCAaattaagctttttgtttttttttttcttttgtttcttaagGTATCCTTTAATTTTACGGTCCAAAAATTAATCCGATGTGATATTGAGctctatttaagagtttattGTTGGTCAATAAATTGTTATATATACAAGACAGAATTCGAACTCCCACATTTATTTAAGTGAACTAGTGAGCTAATCCAATTTAGTTAGCAGTCAAATTAAGCTATTCCTTATAACAATACCTGTTCCCAATGCAACTTGGTCATTTGTAGCAACCTCACTCACATTGCGTTGCAGCTACAATTTTGCAAGGGCTGGGATTGACGTGAAGGATAATAAATCTCTGCAGTCAGAACAtttgagaaaattaaaaaaaggaatTCAACCCTATTTATTTAAGTTAAAATTCTCCCAAAAAACAATATTGTAATAATAGATGTCACATCCAACACTGACAATTCCACTATTATTTAGGAAGAAGATAATGGGGTCTGGTACCTACCTTCTCTGACTCTTGGTTGTTGGTATGAAGAGTAAATGATCAAAGGCCCGcatcttaattattattattcgaataTATCAGATGTTATAGCTGCTGTAATTACCTATTTTGAGTGCTTTAAAGTGACATTTTACAAGCACCAAAGTTCTTAAGCCCATTAATATTCAGTATTAATGTTATCTTTTTCAATTGTTGATTGCAGTTTGCGAATT is a window from the Arachis hypogaea cultivar Tifrunner chromosome 17, arahy.Tifrunner.gnm2.J5K5, whole genome shotgun sequence genome containing:
- the LOC112763731 gene encoding uncharacterized mitochondrial protein AtMg00810-like, coding for MFLVNDLKSSALLYAIFDFTCSSHENALFIHKSERGVVLLLLYVDDMIISGDDVDGISDLKASFHHTFAMKDLDFLNYFFGLNVIFSDDDIYLSQVKYASDLFVRAKITDSHTESTPLEPNVRFTLIDGTILDNPTLYRQLVGGLVYLTVTRLDVAYPIHVLSQSLSAPCTTHYAAVLHILCYIKASSGYYELTILLRLI
- the LOC112766135 gene encoding protein NRT1/ PTR FAMILY 4.5 codes for the protein MGICRDMVGTQQGLRRKGGNRAALFVYAMEGLENMAFVANAVSLVTYFFGFMNFSLTKSATTLTNFMGTAFLLSLVGGFISDTCLSRFKTCVIFASMELLGYGLLTAQAHFQQLRPISCKNGAASQMSHCDAATDGQVAILYTGLYLIALGTGGVKAALPALGADQFDEKDPKEAPQMSSFFNWFLFSLTIGAIVGVTFIVWVSTNQGWAWSFTICTIAVLFAIIFICMGRSLYRNNAPKGSSPLVRIIQVLVVALRNRKVQIPENAEELHEIHEKERVDNHEIIKRTNQFRFLDRAAVVTNNDGPWNLCTVTQVEETKILIRMLPIILSTIFMNTCLAQLQTFSIQQANTMDTNLHGFKVPGPSIPVIPLLFMFVLIPLYDRIFVPLARRFTGIPTGITHLQRIGIGLVLSAISMAVAGFVETRRKSVAVQHNMVDSTEALPMSVFWIGFQYGIFGAADMFTIIGLLEFFYAESSAGMKSLSTAIAWCSVAFGYFTSTVVVEVVNKVSGGWLASNNLNRDNLNYFYWLLAVMSVLNFVFYLVCASWYKYKAVEDKHRDSKDNALEMVNA